Proteins encoded by one window of Frondihabitans peucedani:
- a CDS encoding ribonuclease H, producing MTIRAAADGSALGNPGPAGWAWYVDDDRWAAGGWPRNTNNVGELTAVLELLRATADEDDDLLILCDSQYAIKACTEWMAGWKRKGWRKADGKPVMNVEIIKELDEALQGRRVTFEWVRGHVGHVMNEAADIRARTAAEAYQARKPVPSGPGWPGKPVTTVSAEAAAAPVEPPALF from the coding sequence GTGACCATTCGCGCCGCCGCAGACGGATCCGCCCTCGGAAACCCGGGGCCTGCAGGATGGGCGTGGTACGTCGACGACGACCGCTGGGCTGCAGGCGGCTGGCCCCGCAACACGAACAACGTCGGCGAGCTCACGGCCGTCCTCGAGCTGCTCCGCGCCACGGCCGACGAGGACGACGACCTCCTGATCCTGTGCGACAGCCAGTACGCGATCAAGGCGTGCACCGAGTGGATGGCGGGCTGGAAGCGGAAGGGCTGGCGGAAGGCCGACGGCAAGCCCGTCATGAACGTCGAGATCATCAAGGAGCTCGACGAGGCCCTTCAGGGGCGGCGCGTGACCTTCGAGTGGGTCCGCGGTCACGTGGGCCACGTGATGAACGAGGCGGCCGACATCCGGGCCCGCACCGCTGCTGAGGCCTACCAGGCGCGGAAGCCCGTGCCGTCCGGGCCGGGGTGGCCGGGCAAGCCCGTCACGACCGTGTCGGCGGAGGCTGCTGCTGCGCCGGTGGAGCCGCCGGCGCTCTTCTAG
- a CDS encoding aldo/keto reductase, with translation MTPDAVPRIRLNDGNSIPQLGLGVYKVDDDEAERTVATALELGYRHLDTAEYYGNEAGVGRALAASGVDRDDVYVTTKVWNDQQGYDSTLHSFDRSLAKLGLDVVDLYLIHWPAPRQDLYVETYRAMERIRQEGRARSIGVSNFQTHHLERLLGETDVVPVINQVEVQPWLQQRELRAFGEARHIVTEAWSPLARGRILEDPVLLRIASAHDISTAQVVLRWHLQQGLVVIPKSVTPSRIAENLDVFGFDLTPDETAAIDALDSGERVGSHPDEVG, from the coding sequence ATGACTCCCGACGCTGTCCCCCGGATCCGGCTGAACGACGGCAACTCGATCCCGCAGCTCGGCCTCGGGGTCTACAAGGTCGACGACGACGAGGCCGAGCGCACTGTCGCCACCGCGCTCGAGCTCGGCTACCGCCACCTCGACACAGCCGAGTACTACGGCAACGAGGCCGGTGTCGGCCGCGCGCTGGCCGCCTCGGGCGTCGACCGCGACGACGTCTACGTCACCACCAAGGTCTGGAACGACCAGCAGGGCTACGACTCGACCCTCCACTCCTTCGACCGGAGCCTGGCGAAGCTCGGACTCGACGTCGTCGACCTCTACCTCATCCACTGGCCGGCCCCGCGACAGGACCTCTACGTCGAGACCTACCGCGCGATGGAGAGGATCCGGCAGGAGGGGCGGGCCCGATCGATCGGCGTGTCCAACTTCCAGACGCACCACCTCGAGCGGCTCCTGGGCGAGACCGACGTCGTGCCGGTGATCAACCAGGTCGAGGTGCAGCCGTGGCTGCAGCAGCGCGAGCTCCGGGCGTTCGGCGAGGCCCGCCACATCGTGACCGAGGCCTGGTCCCCTCTCGCGCGCGGCCGCATCCTGGAAGACCCCGTCCTGCTCAGGATCGCGAGCGCCCACGACATCTCCACCGCCCAGGTCGTGCTCCGCTGGCACCTGCAGCAGGGGCTCGTGGTGATCCCGAAGTCGGTCACGCCGTCGCGCATCGCCGAGAACCTCGACGTCTTCGGCTTCGATCTGACGCCTGACGAGACGGCGGCGATCGACGCCCTCGACTCCGGCGAGCGCGTGGGCTCGCACCCCGACGAGGTCGGCTAG